From Acidobacteriota bacterium, a single genomic window includes:
- a CDS encoding lysylphosphatidylglycerol synthase transmembrane domain-containing protein, whose amino-acid sequence MTAPPESPRPQLEHLGRRLMLPAVLGVLALVGLALVADARDLARSLRSFDPWLLVPVLILSLVNYGLRFVRWQIYLRRLEVSLPMMRSLAIFLVGFLLSVTPGKAGELGKAWLVRELGGGQARRVVPAVLAERVTDLLGVILLLAVGALAFPAGGWMAAGGVAVVIATAALLSWRRAARGVFSLAGRLPRVGRHVHHLEEMYEGLRQLASPAMMTVGLLLSAVAWGAEGIGFLIVARGYAPEMGLFASLFDYGASTLAGALSMLPGGLLASEGTLAALLGSQGLTTADAASATLIIRVATLWFAVFWGLLALPWVLRQVRRKSPA is encoded by the coding sequence ATGACCGCGCCCCCGGAATCGCCGCGGCCCCAGCTCGAGCACCTCGGCCGGCGGCTCATGCTGCCGGCAGTGCTCGGCGTCCTCGCCTTGGTCGGCCTCGCCCTGGTGGCCGATGCCCGCGATCTCGCCCGCAGCCTGCGGTCCTTCGACCCCTGGCTGCTGGTGCCGGTGCTGATCCTCTCGCTGGTCAACTACGGGCTGCGCTTCGTGCGCTGGCAGATCTACCTGCGGCGCCTCGAGGTCAGCCTGCCGATGATGCGCAGCCTGGCGATCTTCCTGGTCGGCTTTCTCCTCTCCGTGACCCCCGGCAAGGCCGGCGAGCTGGGCAAGGCCTGGCTGGTGCGCGAGCTCGGCGGCGGCCAGGCCCGCCGGGTGGTGCCAGCGGTGCTGGCCGAGCGCGTGACGGATCTGCTGGGGGTCATCCTGCTGCTCGCCGTCGGCGCGCTGGCCTTTCCGGCGGGCGGCTGGATGGCCGCCGGCGGTGTCGCCGTGGTGATAGCCACGGCCGCCCTGCTGAGCTGGCGCCGAGCGGCCCGCGGCGTGTTCTCCCTCGCCGGCCGCCTGCCCAGAGTCGGCCGCCACGTGCACCACCTCGAGGAGATGTACGAAGGCCTACGCCAGCTCGCCAGCCCCGCCATGATGACCGTCGGCCTGCTGCTCTCGGCGGTCGCCTGGGGCGCCGAAGGGATCGGCTTCCTGATCGTAGCCCGCGGCTACGCCCCCGAGATGGGACTGTTCGCCAGCCTGTTCGATTATGGTGCTTCGACCCTCGCCGGCGCCCTCTCCATGCTGCCCGGCGGCTTGCTGGCCTCCGAAGGAACCCTGGCGGCGCTCCTCGGCAGCCAGGGACTGACCACCGCCGACGCCGCTTCGGCGACGCTCATCATCCGCGTCGCCACCCTCTGGTTCGCCGTCTTCTGGGGCCTGCTGGCGCTCCCCTGGGTGCTGCGTCAGGTGCGCCGCAAGAGCCCGGCCTGA
- a CDS encoding winged helix-turn-helix domain-containing protein: METSDSFRLGSWQYLPAIATLRGDAGSRPLTPQQNRLLQAFLDAPEHTLTKEALQARVWDGRIVSDDAISRAVHELRRQLKAPGQDTRYIATLHGVGYRLAVPVAIDLDHGDRDPAPSGGRGRRRLAAALLALVTLTAAGLWLGRARSPSEKLTPWPITLQTRTLDLLASRDYLATAPIGMLLYTEATASGSAIGRQDSRGDVRLFTSGGRLSDAAVSPDGRRLAFVERTAASCALVALDLESGDAVELASCARQPQQQALAWRDPSNLLFVALGGDGQLEVMEIGSTTKARLRLIDAGGCRAPRHVALAGARDPWLSCTGESGDGLFVIRPTRLEKVLSYRSIRKLAVDDDGLVYLTHDPAWKAGLTRFDPRRGTFAFARTGWVADLAIAGERLILVRDLTNFNLLTIDLTSLEPGAIEASDVRSVAFAVDTTDASLWRIDDRAGRLALYRDDRRIAEGDRLDLDLSTVTTLTGSRDERWLWMTTRDHTGWRHHWLGLDPEPKTLRRWQGADDWTKLAGGEMHFRSLDGSCQALDVQSGALRSCAAQTFESEVSAASHCAGSPVATAAARIELLARPDGVTFREVDNTTGEPQRSWTDPRITTRCGLSQVTWDAPRNRLIYRTSERPYRDISVLDLSTD, translated from the coding sequence GTGGAGACGAGCGACAGCTTTCGGCTGGGGAGCTGGCAGTACCTGCCGGCGATCGCCACCCTCCGGGGCGACGCCGGTTCGCGCCCCCTGACCCCGCAACAGAACCGCCTCCTGCAGGCCTTCTTGGACGCCCCGGAGCACACCCTCACCAAGGAGGCCTTGCAGGCAAGGGTCTGGGACGGGCGCATCGTTTCGGACGATGCGATCAGCCGCGCGGTCCACGAGCTCCGCCGACAGCTCAAGGCACCGGGCCAAGACACCCGCTACATCGCAACGCTCCATGGCGTCGGGTACCGGCTGGCGGTTCCGGTTGCGATCGACCTCGATCACGGCGACAGGGATCCGGCGCCGAGCGGTGGCCGGGGACGTCGGCGGCTGGCGGCGGCCCTCCTCGCTCTGGTGACCTTGACGGCAGCCGGCCTCTGGCTCGGGCGCGCCCGGAGCCCCTCCGAGAAGCTCACCCCCTGGCCCATCACCCTACAAACGCGAACCCTCGACCTGCTGGCGTCTCGCGACTACCTGGCGACCGCCCCGATCGGCATGCTGCTCTATACCGAGGCCACGGCGTCAGGATCCGCCATCGGCCGCCAGGACTCCCGAGGAGATGTCAGGCTCTTCACCTCCGGTGGCCGCCTGTCGGACGCCGCCGTCTCTCCCGATGGACGCCGGCTGGCCTTCGTCGAACGGACCGCGGCGAGCTGCGCCCTCGTCGCCCTCGATCTCGAGTCCGGCGACGCCGTCGAGCTGGCGAGCTGTGCCCGCCAACCGCAACAACAGGCGCTCGCCTGGCGCGACCCTTCGAACCTCCTGTTCGTCGCCCTCGGTGGCGACGGCCAGCTCGAGGTGATGGAGATCGGCTCGACCACCAAGGCCCGCCTTCGCCTGATCGATGCGGGCGGCTGTCGAGCTCCTCGGCACGTCGCCCTCGCCGGCGCAAGAGATCCCTGGTTGAGCTGCACCGGCGAGTCCGGCGATGGCCTCTTCGTGATCCGCCCGACGCGGCTCGAGAAAGTCCTTTCCTACCGCTCGATCCGCAAGCTCGCGGTCGATGACGACGGCCTGGTCTACCTGACCCACGACCCGGCCTGGAAAGCAGGGCTCACCCGCTTCGATCCACGGCGCGGGACCTTCGCCTTCGCCCGCACCGGCTGGGTCGCCGACCTCGCCATCGCGGGCGAGCGCTTGATCCTGGTGCGCGACCTGACCAATTTCAACCTCTTGACCATCGACCTCACGAGCCTCGAGCCGGGAGCGATCGAGGCCTCCGACGTGCGCAGCGTCGCCTTCGCCGTCGACACCACCGACGCCTCCCTGTGGCGAATCGACGACCGTGCAGGCCGCTTGGCGCTCTATCGGGACGATCGCCGGATCGCCGAGGGTGACCGCCTCGATCTCGACCTCTCGACGGTGACCACCTTGACGGGGTCACGGGACGAGCGTTGGCTCTGGATGACCACCCGCGATCACACCGGCTGGCGCCACCATTGGTTGGGTCTCGACCCCGAGCCCAAGACCCTGCGCCGCTGGCAAGGGGCCGACGACTGGACCAAGCTCGCCGGAGGGGAAATGCACTTTCGGTCGCTGGACGGTAGCTGCCAGGCACTCGACGTCCAAAGCGGCGCCCTGCGGTCGTGCGCCGCGCAGACCTTCGAGTCGGAGGTCTCCGCCGCCAGCCACTGCGCCGGTTCGCCGGTGGCGACGGCAGCCGCCCGAATCGAGCTGCTGGCGCGACCCGACGGAGTCACCTTCCGAGAGGTCGACAACACCACCGGTGAGCCGCAACGGAGCTGGACCGACCCTCGCATCACCACCCGCTGCGGCCTGTCGCAGGTTACCTGGGACGCTCCCCGCAACCGCCTGATCTACCGCACCTCCGAGCGGCCCTACCGCGACATCTCGGTCCTCGATCTCTCCACAGACTGA
- a CDS encoding arylsulfotransferase family protein has protein sequence MRRWRILALLLVALAVALVALWIGRPRPSLVTAGLEVPPPGRWRTLPVERRSGSGGGSAEERARMLSLPYAAGTQRARDGAQTGVVALDVAKAAPGINLEVSGHGPEAVLRSLDGALLGRWKMPFERAFPEQSPNVETAFFRRAALLPEGRLIALYQTGGLVELDRSSAILRRCPGSFYNDFFVAADGTLWTLAKEARPGSEGREVLEDFAVALAPGDCREVQRLSLPAALAASPFAAVLEPRGEAGDVYHSNTIEVFDGRLASASPLFAAGHLLVSLREIDTLAILDPSDGEVLWAQRGPWRRQHQPTPQADGTLLVFDNRGFQGASRLLTVDPASGDLPWQWGGDPPRAFFSREAGSVQRLTNGNLLVTESERGRAFELDENGQVVWEFQTPHRAGRDGSLVATLMEVVRYPAALWEAK, from the coding sequence ATGCGGCGTTGGCGAATCTTGGCCCTGCTGCTGGTGGCATTGGCTGTGGCTCTGGTCGCCCTTTGGATCGGGCGGCCGCGGCCGTCCCTGGTGACCGCCGGACTGGAGGTTCCGCCGCCCGGTCGTTGGCGGACTCTGCCGGTCGAGAGGCGCTCCGGGAGCGGCGGAGGGAGTGCCGAAGAACGCGCCCGCATGTTGTCCTTGCCCTATGCCGCCGGCACCCAGCGGGCGCGCGACGGAGCTCAGACCGGCGTGGTGGCTCTCGATGTCGCGAAGGCTGCCCCGGGGATCAACCTGGAGGTGTCGGGACACGGGCCGGAAGCGGTCTTGAGGTCATTGGACGGCGCGCTCCTGGGGCGCTGGAAGATGCCCTTCGAGCGCGCCTTTCCGGAGCAGAGCCCGAATGTCGAAACGGCCTTTTTTCGGCGTGCCGCGCTGCTTCCCGAAGGGCGCCTGATCGCCCTCTACCAGACCGGTGGCCTGGTCGAGCTCGACCGCTCGTCGGCCATCCTGCGCCGCTGTCCGGGGAGTTTTTACAACGACTTCTTCGTCGCCGCCGACGGCACCCTCTGGACCCTCGCCAAGGAGGCTCGCCCTGGCTCCGAGGGCCGCGAGGTCCTAGAGGACTTCGCCGTCGCCCTGGCGCCCGGCGACTGCCGCGAGGTTCAGCGCCTGTCGCTGCCGGCGGCCCTCGCCGCCTCACCCTTCGCCGCCGTGCTCGAGCCGCGCGGCGAGGCCGGCGACGTCTATCACTCGAACACCATCGAGGTCTTCGATGGCCGCCTGGCATCGGCCTCTCCGCTGTTCGCCGCCGGCCATCTGCTGGTGTCCTTGCGCGAGATCGACACCCTCGCCATCCTCGATCCCAGCGACGGTGAGGTGCTGTGGGCGCAGCGCGGGCCCTGGCGCCGGCAGCACCAGCCGACACCGCAGGCCGATGGCACCCTGCTGGTGTTCGACAACCGTGGTTTTCAGGGGGCTTCGCGGCTGCTCACCGTCGATCCGGCGAGCGGCGACCTGCCTTGGCAATGGGGCGGCGATCCACCGCGCGCATTCTTCTCGCGGGAGGCGGGCTCGGTGCAGCGGCTGACCAACGGCAACCTCCTGGTGACCGAATCGGAGCGCGGCCGGGCTTTCGAGCTCGACGAGAACGGCCAGGTGGTGTGGGAGTTCCAGACGCCCCATCGAGCCGGCCGCGATGGCTCGCTGGTGGCGACCTTGATGGAGGTGGTGCGTTATCCCGCCGCGCTGTGGGAGGCGAAATAG
- a CDS encoding DUF362 domain-containing protein gives MTTKARVAVLKTRPDSVLEDVGRTMELANARQHMDPSATTILKDNISWHFPYPGANTTPWQLEGTIQKLRADGFEDLVCVQNNTVVTDPKKGERLNRYLPVLDKYDVPVRYNCFPDDLQWVRYQPKGKMLVLPKIYPDGITIPEFFHGKNIVHLPTVKCHIYTTTTGAMKNAFGGLLNTRRHYTHSWIHETLVDLLTIQKEIHSGLFAVKDGTTCGNGPGPRTMIPEEKNILLASGDQVAIDAVAAKIMGFDPLSIKYIRLAHDAGLGCGDPRDIEVVGEDIGNWNYRFSVGDNFASRFGDVIWFGPLKGLQKLFFRTPLLYAFVFGSFFYHDYAWYPTIGKRRIEAYKKNSQWMRLFEQYPEATEDRSVA, from the coding sequence ATGACGACCAAAGCCCGCGTCGCGGTCCTCAAGACCCGGCCCGATTCGGTACTCGAAGATGTCGGCCGCACCATGGAGCTGGCCAATGCCCGCCAGCACATGGACCCCTCGGCCACCACCATTTTGAAGGACAACATCTCCTGGCACTTTCCCTACCCCGGAGCCAACACCACCCCGTGGCAGCTCGAGGGCACGATCCAGAAGCTGCGCGCCGACGGCTTCGAGGACCTGGTGTGCGTCCAAAACAACACGGTGGTCACCGACCCGAAGAAGGGCGAGCGCCTCAATCGCTACCTCCCGGTGCTCGACAAGTACGACGTTCCGGTGCGCTACAACTGCTTCCCGGACGACCTCCAGTGGGTACGCTACCAGCCGAAGGGCAAGATGCTGGTGTTGCCCAAGATCTACCCCGATGGCATCACCATCCCGGAGTTCTTCCACGGCAAGAACATCGTTCACCTGCCGACCGTCAAGTGCCACATCTACACCACCACCACCGGCGCCATGAAGAACGCCTTCGGTGGCCTGCTCAACACTCGGCGCCACTACACCCACTCCTGGATTCACGAGACCCTGGTCGACCTGCTGACCATTCAGAAGGAGATCCACAGCGGTCTGTTCGCGGTCAAGGACGGCACCACCTGTGGCAACGGTCCGGGTCCTCGCACCATGATCCCGGAAGAGAAGAACATCCTGCTGGCCTCCGGCGACCAGGTGGCCATCGACGCCGTGGCGGCCAAGATCATGGGTTTCGATCCGCTGTCGATCAAGTACATCCGGCTGGCCCACGACGCCGGCTTGGGTTGCGGTGACCCGCGCGACATCGAGGTCGTCGGCGAGGACATCGGCAACTGGAACTACCGGTTCTCGGTGGGCGACAACTTCGCCAGCCGCTTCGGCGACGTCATCTGGTTCGGCCCCTTGAAGGGTCTCCAGAAGCTGTTCTTCCGCACCCCCCTGCTCTACGCCTTCGTCTTCGGCTCGTTCTTCTACCACGACTACGCCTGGTACCCGACCATCGGCAAGCGCCGCATCGAGGCCTACAAGAAGAACAGCCAGTGGATGCGCCTGTTCGAGCAGTATCCGGAGGCCACCGAAGACCGCTCCGTCGCCTGA
- a CDS encoding glycoside hydrolase, with product MTGRAVLLLPIALAFATPAIGQFAPNQPYASFWFPDELLTWSPDTDPDAPYNRAAVPLQSRFLFPGTQVNGNARAGEGLVAALSIMHPSTSFNPSQGAPSFDVFAFNYWQYIDTLVFWGGSAGEGLILAPNPGVIDAAHRNGVKVLGTIFFPPNVFGGQIQWVQDLVQMQGATYPVADKLIEVAETYGFEGWFINQETNGGDTALATAIRDFVRYIHDNSSLEIMWYDSMIESGPIAWQNQLNSLNDAFFEENAVTVGDQFFLNFFWNNNRLISSAANAQALGRSPYDLFAGADVQANGYNTVVNWGALFPDGQTHRTSLGLFAPNWTWTDALDNDDFYTRANRFWVGANRDPRNTTTPDDWKGIAHYVPAWSAIDSLPFVTHFNTGQGRGFSIDGEQLSDQDWHNRGLQEILPTWRWIMRPAPDPAFAAQNPPTEPALRGGNLRPDLDWSESYYGGTSLKVAGNLGDPQELLLFKTKLPITTSTSLQLAFKTGFGGPSHLEVGVAFEDGSNLTAFDYLAVGNSNSADWNLVDLALDAYDGETLAAISLRFAAPSPVNGYQVHIGRIAVSNGPQPAPQPVPGLEIVDQVEPTPVSAALRLTWIDANGAVLWYNLYRRNPDNSLTYLGSSTTNALFVAAVPRIGDEITTTLVLEPVGPTYVASGSITTTLTWKTFFRDGFESGDTTAWDATVQ from the coding sequence ATGACCGGAAGAGCTGTGCTTCTGCTGCCGATCGCGCTGGCCTTCGCCACCCCGGCGATCGGTCAGTTCGCCCCCAACCAGCCCTACGCCTCCTTCTGGTTTCCGGACGAGCTGCTCACCTGGAGCCCGGATACGGATCCGGATGCACCCTACAACCGCGCCGCCGTGCCGCTGCAGAGCCGCTTCCTCTTCCCGGGAACTCAGGTCAACGGCAACGCCCGCGCCGGCGAAGGCCTGGTGGCGGCGCTGTCGATCATGCACCCTTCGACCAGCTTCAATCCGTCCCAGGGCGCCCCGAGCTTCGACGTCTTCGCCTTCAACTACTGGCAGTACATCGACACCCTGGTGTTCTGGGGCGGCTCCGCCGGTGAAGGCTTGATCCTGGCCCCCAACCCGGGCGTCATCGACGCCGCCCACCGCAATGGCGTCAAGGTGCTCGGCACCATCTTTTTCCCACCCAACGTCTTCGGCGGCCAGATCCAGTGGGTGCAAGACCTGGTGCAGATGCAAGGGGCGACCTACCCGGTGGCCGACAAGCTGATCGAGGTCGCCGAGACCTACGGCTTCGAGGGCTGGTTCATCAACCAGGAGACCAACGGCGGCGACACCGCCCTGGCGACGGCGATTCGCGACTTCGTCCGCTACATCCACGACAACTCGTCCCTCGAGATCATGTGGTACGACTCGATGATCGAGAGCGGTCCGATCGCCTGGCAGAACCAGCTCAACAGCCTCAACGATGCCTTCTTCGAAGAGAACGCCGTCACCGTCGGAGACCAGTTCTTCCTCAACTTTTTCTGGAACAACAACCGCCTGATCAGCTCGGCGGCCAATGCCCAAGCCCTCGGCCGCAGCCCCTACGACCTCTTCGCCGGCGCCGACGTGCAGGCCAACGGCTACAACACCGTGGTCAACTGGGGTGCCCTCTTCCCGGACGGCCAGACGCACCGCACGTCTCTGGGCTTGTTCGCTCCCAACTGGACCTGGACCGACGCCCTCGACAACGACGACTTCTACACCCGCGCCAACCGCTTCTGGGTGGGCGCCAACCGCGATCCTCGCAACACCACCACGCCGGACGACTGGAAGGGCATCGCCCACTACGTGCCGGCCTGGTCGGCGATCGACTCGCTCCCCTTCGTGACCCACTTCAACACCGGCCAGGGCCGCGGCTTCTCGATCGACGGCGAGCAGCTCAGCGACCAGGACTGGCACAACCGCGGCCTGCAGGAGATCCTGCCGACCTGGCGCTGGATCATGCGACCCGCCCCGGACCCGGCGTTCGCGGCGCAAAACCCGCCCACGGAGCCGGCCCTCCGCGGCGGCAATTTGCGGCCCGACCTCGACTGGTCGGAGAGCTACTACGGCGGCACCAGCCTGAAGGTCGCCGGCAATCTCGGCGACCCCCAGGAGCTCCTGCTGTTCAAGACCAAGCTGCCGATCACGACCTCGACCAGCCTGCAGCTCGCCTTCAAGACCGGCTTCGGCGGCCCTTCCCATCTCGAGGTCGGCGTCGCCTTCGAGGACGGCTCCAATCTCACCGCCTTCGACTACCTCGCGGTCGGCAACTCCAATTCCGCCGACTGGAACCTGGTCGACCTCGCCCTGGACGCCTACGACGGCGAGACCCTCGCCGCCATCTCACTGCGCTTCGCCGCCCCTTCGCCGGTCAACGGTTATCAGGTCCACATCGGCCGCATCGCGGTGTCGAACGGTCCGCAGCCGGCGCCGCAGCCGGTGCCCGGCCTCGAAATCGTCGATCAGGTGGAGCCGACCCCGGTCAGCGCCGCCCTGCGCCTGACCTGGATCGATGCCAACGGGGCGGTCCTCTGGTACAACCTCTACCGCCGCAACCCGGACAACAGCCTCACCTACCTCGGCTCGAGCACGACCAACGCCCTCTTCGTCGCCGCCGTACCGCGTATCGGAGACGAGATCACCACCACCCTCGTGCTCGAACCGGTGGGGCCGACCTACGTCGCCTCCGGTTCGATCACCACGACTCTGACCTGGAAGACCTTCTTCCGCGACGGATTCGAGTCCGGCGACACCACCGCCTGGGACGCGACGGTGCAGTAG
- a CDS encoding IPTL-CTERM sorting domain-containing protein, translating into MVSCDRKRLVSISALVTLLALSAVPMVWAVEVPLTLDANFNGMLHSGEGGQPDAADGFRSISDRALVVDGGAMSFGDLTSPFSGLSYVVEGAAGVLDLVHLGDRNTVDGGNWAFDPAADADNIGIQPSWLPDSDQTTAMTSVPNLPLDAMSRLGVLYQISNGGGDFDLTLVFDDATSVTVTLNGPDWFGPFAGTPDPPGPGVEQQQNLGVDYTGAEGVDAGNPGATLIVSEAVVTAGELLTDLGFDISGRSLTELRFDNGSNSSAGYAILAATVEARGPSVLEIPTVSGVGLIALVVLLALFGGWMVRRRGRAA; encoded by the coding sequence ATGGTTTCTTGCGATCGCAAGCGTCTGGTTTCGATTTCTGCCTTGGTGACATTGTTGGCTTTGTCGGCGGTGCCGATGGTCTGGGCGGTGGAGGTGCCGCTGACCCTCGACGCCAACTTCAATGGCATGCTCCACTCCGGCGAAGGCGGTCAGCCGGATGCCGCCGATGGCTTCCGCTCGATCTCCGACCGCGCCCTGGTGGTGGACGGCGGAGCGATGTCCTTCGGCGATCTCACCAGTCCCTTCAGCGGGCTGAGCTATGTCGTCGAAGGCGCCGCCGGCGTCCTCGATCTCGTCCATCTCGGCGACCGCAACACCGTCGACGGTGGCAACTGGGCGTTCGATCCGGCGGCCGATGCCGACAACATCGGAATCCAGCCTTCGTGGTTGCCGGACTCGGATCAGACGACCGCCATGACGAGCGTCCCGAACCTGCCCCTCGACGCCATGTCGCGCCTCGGCGTCCTCTACCAGATCAGTAACGGCGGCGGCGACTTCGATCTCACCTTGGTGTTCGACGATGCCACCTCCGTCACCGTGACCCTCAACGGTCCCGACTGGTTCGGGCCCTTCGCCGGCACTCCCGACCCGCCGGGGCCGGGGGTCGAGCAGCAGCAGAACCTCGGCGTCGACTACACCGGCGCCGAGGGTGTCGATGCCGGCAACCCCGGGGCGACATTGATCGTCTCGGAGGCGGTGGTCACCGCCGGTGAGCTGCTCACCGATCTCGGCTTCGATATTTCCGGCCGTAGCCTGACGGAGCTGCGCTTCGACAACGGCTCGAACTCCAGTGCCGGTTACGCCATCCTGGCGGCGACGGTCGAGGCGCGGGGCCCCTCGGTGCTCGAGATTCCCACTGTCAGTGGCGTCGGTCTGATCGCTCTGGTGGTGCTGCTCGCCCTGTTCGGTGGCTGGATGGTGCGCCGCCGCGGCCGCGCCGCCTGA
- a CDS encoding serine hydrolase domain-containing protein, translated as MRRLFLSLTAAIFLCLANPVEATTWVELYSTLTFRESPYSPHQGVHRLTAAQAETRNHYRFELDDQGRVRRIAFQLGDRPRAPNHTGNYFWYASSEEHEYRDRLELVTYRDHHGLPTAVHGEVAVSRYQLDEQGRRTALEYLDVDRRPIESRWGIARYEWQHGDDGSVTERRFDLAGEAVSLRPNFPFGAIRLAYDVRGFTRLMQQVDSQGVVIGTETGFAQDRFTLSAAGELLRYDVLDLRGRSIAANMQRIASGLQTFTRWGYESVATYLDAAGEPTYNDYGWWRSERHYDDFGNMTRSTFQDLAGRLKNNPELGFAEIRIGWHEDGLRRRQLSYFDEQGVAVNHLRRGYHAVQYEYDERHRLRQIRLADAAGHLTEHALQGWAVRRFQYTGSSPRPTEVSLSLEELRTEDLDQTLDQLRSSTAVPGLAAAVAVDGELLWSGATGLRNVDHATPVDGQTLFRLASVSKAVTSLVVARALHAGSLDLETRVSDLLPMAHKATLAQLLAHTGSVSHYHPSIRVDLDHTYASSRAALAIVEPHLLAAAPGREYLYSTFGYTLAAAMIEAATGRPFATLVRELAEAEGLESLQALGAEPGPSNSTHFYSLDGRSVRPARRRNFTYSHGGAGLGANATDLARLASRFAAGRVPTPEIRDRILTVQRLASGEPVRDRRYEIALGWRRQTGPTGETFFHHSGITDGARSVVLIHVPSATAVALLSNSSWGGDMFATARAFFAGTRGPLLAVEDLGPATLHHEGAESRLKSAGCLLSRCRWNPEKKDDLSRWLAESQRGGDYLVELGPTGGRIYSPCGVSPLEADALPAIPTTLAGEIGRQRIELRFRPPSPGL; from the coding sequence ATGCGACGACTCTTTCTCAGCCTCACCGCCGCCATCTTCTTGTGCCTCGCCAACCCCGTGGAGGCCACTACCTGGGTCGAGCTCTACTCCACCCTCACGTTCCGTGAGAGTCCTTACTCTCCGCACCAGGGAGTGCACCGCCTGACCGCTGCCCAGGCGGAGACGAGAAACCACTACCGCTTCGAGCTCGACGATCAGGGCCGGGTGCGAAGAATCGCCTTTCAGCTCGGCGACAGGCCAAGAGCACCCAATCACACAGGCAACTACTTCTGGTACGCCAGCAGCGAGGAGCACGAGTATCGAGACCGTCTGGAGTTGGTGACCTATCGCGACCACCATGGGCTGCCCACGGCAGTCCATGGCGAGGTTGCGGTCAGCCGCTATCAGCTCGACGAACAAGGCCGAAGGACGGCCCTCGAGTACCTCGACGTGGACCGCCGCCCGATCGAGAGCCGGTGGGGAATCGCACGCTACGAGTGGCAGCACGGCGACGATGGCTCGGTGACCGAGCGGCGCTTCGACCTCGCCGGCGAGGCGGTCTCCTTGCGTCCCAACTTCCCCTTCGGAGCCATCCGCCTGGCCTACGATGTCCGCGGCTTCACCCGCCTGATGCAACAGGTCGACTCGCAGGGGGTGGTCATCGGCACCGAGACCGGTTTCGCCCAGGACCGATTCACCCTGTCCGCCGCCGGCGAGCTGCTGCGCTACGACGTCCTCGACCTTCGGGGGCGCTCGATCGCGGCCAACATGCAGCGCATCGCCAGCGGACTGCAGACCTTCACCCGCTGGGGCTACGAGAGCGTCGCCACCTACCTCGACGCCGCCGGCGAGCCGACCTACAACGACTACGGCTGGTGGCGCTCAGAGCGACACTACGACGACTTCGGAAACATGACCCGGAGCACTTTCCAAGATCTCGCCGGTCGGCTCAAGAACAATCCCGAGCTGGGGTTCGCGGAGATTCGCATCGGCTGGCATGAAGACGGATTGCGCCGACGCCAGCTGAGCTATTTCGATGAGCAGGGTGTCGCCGTGAACCACCTCCGGCGCGGCTACCACGCGGTGCAGTACGAGTACGACGAACGGCACCGCCTGCGGCAGATCCGCCTGGCCGACGCCGCCGGGCATCTCACCGAGCATGCCCTCCAGGGCTGGGCGGTGAGACGGTTTCAGTACACCGGCTCCAGCCCGCGACCGACCGAAGTCTCCCTGTCCCTCGAAGAGCTGCGGACCGAAGACCTCGACCAAACCCTCGACCAGCTCCGGAGCTCGACCGCCGTTCCCGGCCTGGCCGCCGCGGTGGCCGTTGACGGTGAGCTGCTGTGGAGTGGCGCCACCGGTCTGCGCAATGTCGACCACGCCACGCCGGTCGACGGTCAGACCCTGTTCCGTCTCGCCAGCGTTTCGAAAGCGGTCACCTCGCTGGTGGTCGCCCGAGCCCTGCATGCCGGCAGCCTCGACCTCGAGACCCGCGTCTCGGACCTGCTACCCATGGCACACAAAGCGACTCTCGCTCAGCTCCTCGCCCACACCGGCAGCGTCTCCCACTATCACCCCTCGATTCGGGTCGATCTCGATCACACCTACGCCTCGAGCCGCGCCGCCCTCGCCATCGTCGAGCCCCATCTCCTCGCCGCGGCGCCGGGCCGTGAGTATCTCTACTCGACCTTCGGCTATACCTTGGCGGCGGCGATGATCGAAGCGGCGACGGGCCGCCCCTTCGCGACCCTCGTGCGGGAGCTGGCCGAGGCTGAAGGCCTGGAATCCCTCCAGGCCCTCGGCGCCGAGCCGGGGCCGTCGAACTCGACGCACTTCTACTCCCTAGACGGTCGCTCGGTGCGACCAGCACGCCGACGCAACTTCACCTATAGCCATGGCGGCGCCGGACTCGGCGCCAACGCGACCGACCTCGCTCGCCTCGCCAGTCGATTTGCCGCCGGCAGAGTTCCAACGCCCGAAATCCGCGACCGAATCTTGACCGTCCAGAGACTTGCCTCGGGAGAGCCGGTCCGGGACCGGCGGTATGAGATCGCCCTCGGCTGGCGGCGCCAAACAGGCCCCACGGGCGAGACCTTCTTCCACCACTCCGGGATCACCGATGGCGCCCGCAGCGTGGTCTTGATCCACGTTCCGAGTGCAACCGCCGTCGCCCTGCTCTCGAACTCCTCCTGGGGCGGCGACATGTTCGCCACCGCACGGGCCTTCTTCGCAGGCACCCGAGGTCCGCTCCTCGCCGTTGAAGATCTCGGCCCCGCCACCCTTCACCATGAGGGCGCAGAATCCCGGCTGAAGTCCGCCGGCTGCCTCCTCTCTCGCTGTCGCTGGAATCCGGAGAAGAAGGACGACCTCAGCCGCTGGCTCGCAGAGTCGCAACGGGGCGGAGACTACTTGGTCGAGCTGGGGCCCACCGGAGGCCGGATCTACAGTCCCTGCGGCGTCAGCCCGCTGGAGGCCGATGCCTTGCCTGCAATCCCGACGACGCTCGCCGGAGAGATCGGTCGGCAACGCATCGAGCTGCGCTTCCGACCACCGTCGCCGGGCCTGTGA